Proteins encoded in a region of the Populus alba chromosome 13, ASM523922v2, whole genome shotgun sequence genome:
- the LOC118061150 gene encoding uncharacterized protein produces the protein MILMEFISLIFCMLLTSSYLFCRFHAREYPAYDKEVFPYNMGYCQKGSTVTYDDSMNLRNILLLLPLPSNSTRAWVAPGVLVVLDARPDGIIYRDLIPEYVNIARTIYEDDLGEVVVDVNYLNVGETVPDYQIFVC, from the exons ATGATCTTGATGGAATTTATCTCGTTAATTTTCTGCATGTTATTGACGAGTTCTTACTTATTTTGCAGGTTCCATGCTAGAGAGTACCCCGCATATGATAAAGAAGTATTTCCATACAATATGGGATATTGCCAGAAAG GTTCTACTGTAACTTACGATGATTCAATGAATTTGCGAAACATTCTCTTGTTGCTTCCATTGCCAAGCAATTCCACTAGAGCTTGGGTGGCACCAG GAGTCCTAGTCGTGCTGGATGCCCGTCCTGATGGGATCATATACAGAGATCTCATACCTGAATATGTAAACATTGCAAGGACCATATATGAAG ATGATTTGGGAGAAGTTGTGGTTGATGTCAACTACTTGAATGTTGGAGAGACAGTTCCTGATTATCAGATCTTCGTTTGCTGA
- the LOC118032503 gene encoding LOW QUALITY PROTEIN: isoleucine N-monooxygenase 2-like (The sequence of the model RefSeq protein was modified relative to this genomic sequence to represent the inferred CDS: deleted 2 bases in 2 codons) — translation MEYLAATSFTALLSSPASLLVLAIILFYFIQSHKNFKKHPLPPGPKPWPIVGRLPTMLRNKPVYRWIRNLMKEMNTEIACIRLGNVHVIPVICPDIACEFLKAQDNTFASRPHTMTTDLISRGYLTTILTPSGDQWNKMKKVLMTHVLSPKKHQWLIAKRVEEADHLVHYVYNQCKKSVHQGGIVNLRTAAQHYCANVTRKMLFNKRFLGKGMEDGGPGFEEEEYVDALFSSLNHIYAFCISDFLPSLIGLDLDGHEKVAMENHRIVNKYHDPIIHERVQQWKDGAKKDTEDLLDILITLKDPNGNPLLSKDEIKAQITEIMVAAVDNPSNACEWAFAEMLNQPEILEKATEELDRVVGKERLVQESDFAHLNYVKACAREAFRLHPVAPFNVPHVSAADTTVANYFIPKGSYVLLSRLGLGRNPKVWDEPLKFKPERHLNEMEKVVLTENNLRFISFSTGKRGCIGVTLGTSMTTMLFARLLQAFTWSLPPRQSSIDLTIAEDSMALAKPLFALAKPRLPPHLYPGY, via the exons atggaataTCTTGCTGCAACTTCCTTCACAGCCCTATTAAGCTCCCCAGCTTCACTTCTTGTCTTAGCAATCATACTGTTTTACTTCATCCAATCCCATAAGAATTTCAAGAAACACCCATTGCCTCCCGGTCCAAAACCATGGCCTATTGTTGGACGCCTCCCTACCATGCTCCGAAACAAGCCAGTGTATCGATGGATACGCAATCTCATG AAAGAAATGAACACTGAAATAGCTTGTATCCGTTTAGGAAATGTTCATGTGATTCCTGTCATTTGTCCTGATATTGCTTGTGAATTCTTAAAAGCACAAGATAATACCTTTGCATCTAGACCTCATACCATGACCACAGATCTCATCTCGAGAGGGTACTTAACAACAATTCTCACTCCCTCTGGAGACCAAtggaataaaatgaagaaagttCTTATGACTCATGTACTTTCTCCAAAAAAACATCAGTGGCTT ATAGCAAAAAGAGTTGAAGAAGCTGATCACCTTGTTCATTACGTGTATAACCAGTGCAAGAAGTCTGTGCATCAAGGTGGCATTGTGAATTTGAGAACTGCTGCCCAGCACTATTGTGCAAATGTCACTAGGAAGATGCTGTTCAATAAGAGGTTTCTTGGGAAGGGAATGGAAGATGGTGGACCTGGTTTTGAGGAAGAGGAGTATGTGGATGCCCTTTTCAGCAGCCTCAATCATATATATGCATTTTGCATCTCGGATTTCTTGCCATCTTTGATAGGGCTTGACTTAGATGGGCATGAGAAGGTGGCGATGGAGAATCATAGGATCGTCAATAAATACCATGATCCCATAATCCATGAGAGGGTTCAACAATGGAAGGATGGTGCAAAGAAGGATACGGAGGACTtgcttgatattttaattaccCTGAAAGATCCTAATGGCAATCCCCTGTTGTCAAAAGATGAGATAAAAGCTCAAATTACA GAAATAATGGTTGCAGCAGTGGACAATCCATCAAATGCTTGTGAATGGGCATTCGCAGAGATGCTAAACCAACCTGAGATACTTGAAAAGGCTACAGAAGAACTGGATAGAGTGGTTGGAAAGGAGAGACTTGTCCAAGAATCAGACTTTGCGCATCTCAATTACGTGAAGGCATGTGCTAGAGAAGCATTCAGGCTTCACCCTGTCGCACCATTTAACGTTCCTCATGTGTCGGCCGCCGATACAACAGTTGCCAACTACTTCATCCCGAAAGGTTCCTATGTTCTGCTCAGCCGTCTAGGACTGGGCAGAAACCCTAAAGTATGGGATGAGCCGCTCAAGTTCAAGCCAGAGCGCCACCTCAATGAAATGGAGAAGGTGGTGCTGACTGAGAATAATCTGCGATTCATTTCGTTTTCCACTGGAAAACGTGGGTGCATAGGTGTGACACTTGGGACCTCAATGACTACCATGCTATTTGCTAGACTTCTTCAAGCGTTTACTTGGAGTTTACCACCTCGCCAATCCAGCATCGACCTTACCATTGCTGAAGACAGCATGGCTCTTGCAAAACCACTGTTTGCACTTGCAAAACCACGCTTGCCTCCACACCTGTATCCCGGATACTGA
- the LOC118032500 gene encoding isoleucine N-monooxygenase 2 — MEYLAATSFTTLLSSPASLLVLAIILFYFIQSHKNVKKHPLPPGPKPWPIVGCLPTMLRNKPVYRWIHNLMKEMNTEIACIRLGNVHVIPVICPDIACEFLKAQDNTFASRPNTMTTDLISRGYLTTVVSPSGDQLNKMKKVLMTHVLSPKKHQWLYSKRVEEADHLVHYVYNQCKKSVHQGGIVHLRTASQHYCANVTRKMLFNKRFFGKGMEDGGPGFEEEEYVDALFSSLNHIYAFCISDFLPSLIGLDLDGHEKVAMENHRILNKYHDPIIHERVQQWNDGAKKDTEDLLDILITLKDPNGNPLLSKDEIKAQITEIMVAAVDNPSNACEWAFAEMLNQPEILEKATEELDRVVGKERLVQESDFAHLNYVKACAREAFRLHPVAPFNVPHVSAADTTVANYFIPKGSYVLLSRLGLGRNPKVWDEPLKFKPERHLNEMEKVVLTENNLRFISFSTGKRGCIGVTLGTSMTTMLFARLLQAFTWSLPPRQSSIDLTIAEDSMALAKPLFALAKPRLPPQLYPGY, encoded by the exons atggaataTCTTGCTGCAACTTCCTTCACAACCCTATTAAGCTCCCCAGCTTCACTTCTTGTCTTAGCAATCATACTGTTTTACTTCATCCAATCCCATAAGAATGTCAAGAAACACCCATTGCCTCCCGGTCCAAAACCATGGCCTATTGTTGGATGCCTCCCTACCATGCTCCGAAACAAGCCAGTGTATCGATGGATACACAATCTCATGAAAGAAATGAACACTGAAATAGCTTGTATCCGTTTAGGAAATGTTCATGTGATTCCTGTCATTTGTCCTGATATTGCTTGTGAATTCTTAAAAGCACAAGATAATACCTTTGCATCTAGACCTAATACCATGACCACAGATCTCATCTCGAGAGGTTACTTAACAACAGTTGTCTCTCCCTCTGGAGACCAAttgaataaaatgaagaaagttCTTATGACTCATGTACTTTCTCCAAAAAAACATCAGTGGCTTTATAGCAAAAGAGTTGAAGAAGCTGATCACCTAGTTCATTACGTGTATAACCAGTGCAAGAAGTCTGTGCATCAAGGTGGCATTGTGCATTTGAGAACTGCATCCCAGCACTATTGTGCAAATGTCACTAGGAAGATGCTGTTCAATAAGAGGTTTTTTGGGAAGGGAATGGAAGATGGTGGACCTGGTTTTGAGGAAGAGGAGTATGTGGATGCCCTTTTCAGCAGCCTCAATCATATATATGCATTTTGCATCTCGGATTTCTTGCCATCTTTGATAGGGCTTGACTTAGATGGGCATGAGAAGGTGGCGATGGAGAATCATAGGATCCTCAATAAATACCATGATCCCATAATCCATGAGAGGGTTCAACAATGGAACGATGGTGCAAAGAAGGATACGGAGGACTtgcttgatattttaattaccCTGAAAGATCCTAATGGCAATCCCCTGTTGTCAAAAGATGAGATAAAAGCTCAAATTACA GAAATAATGGTTGCAGCAGTGGACAATCCATCAAATGCTTGTGAATGGGCATTCGCAGAGATGCTAAACCAACCTGAGATACTTGAAAAGGCTACAGAAGAACTGGATAGAGTGGTTGGAAAGGAGAGACTTGTCCAAGAATCAGACTTTGCGCATCTCAATTACGTGAAGGCATGTGCCAGAGAAGCATTCAGGCTTCACCCTGTTGCACCATTTAACGTTCCTCATGTGTCGGCCGCCGACACAACAGTTGCCAACTACTTCATCCCGAAAGGTTCCTATGTTCTGCTTAGCCGTCTAGGACTGGGCAGAAACCCTAAAGTATGGGATGAGCCGCTCAAGTTCAAGCCAGAGCGCCACCTCAATGAAATGGAGAAGGTGGTGCTGACTGAGAATAATCTGCGATTCATTTCGTTTTCCACCGGAAAACGTGGGTGCATAGGCGTGACACTTGGGACCTCAATGACTACCATGCTATTTGCTAGACTTCTTCAAGCGTTTACTTGGAGTTTACCACCTCGCCAATCCAGCATCGACCTTACCATTGCAGAAGACAGCATGGCTCTTGCAAAACCACTGTTTGCACTTGCAAAACCACGCTTGCCTCCACAACTGTATCCCGGATACTGA